A window of the Triplophysa rosa linkage group LG23, Trosa_1v2, whole genome shotgun sequence genome harbors these coding sequences:
- the LOC130547061 gene encoding apolipoprotein D-like, with protein sequence MKVMIVLLVPLLVPFVSAQTFRWGPCPTPMVQPNFELNKYLGKWYEIEKLPASFERGKCIEANYMLRPDKTIQVLNVQTYKGKVRAAEGTAVVQDVKEPAKLGVSFSYFTPYAPYWVLSTDYNSMALVYSCTDILRLFHVDFAWILSRTRTLPAETLYHAKEIFSRANIDVSKMFPTDQQGCDVPIKD encoded by the exons CGCTCAGACGTTTCGCTGGGGACCTTGCCCAACACCAATGGTCCAACCAAACTTTGAATTAAACAAG TATCTTGGAAAGTGGTATGAGATCGAAAAACTCCCAGCATCCTTTGAGAGAGGCAAGTGCATCGAGGCAAACTACATGCTCAGACCTGACAAAACCATCCAAGTTCTCAATGTTCAGACATA TAAAGGTAAAGTTAGGGCTGCAGAAGGTACAGCAGTCGTCCAGGACGTGAAGGAACCGGCAAAACTTGGAGTCAGCTTTTCCTACT TCACACCCTACGCCCCCTACTGGGTCCTATCCACCGACTACAACAGTATGGCTCTTGTGTATTCTTGCACTGATATTCTCAGGCTGTTCCACGTCGACTTTGCCTGGATTCTCTCACGCACACGCACTCTGCCTGCAGAAACCCTCTACCACGCCAAAGAGATTTTCTCACGGGCCAACATCGATGTGAGCAAAATGTTTCCTACAGATCAGCAAGGATGTGATGTTCCTATCAAAGACTGA